From Amycolatopsis sp. YIM 10, the proteins below share one genomic window:
- a CDS encoding YafY family protein: MRASRLLSVLLLLQNRGRMTADELAAELEVSVRTVYRDIEALSAAGVPVYADRGRTGGYQLVDGYRTRLTGLTEDEARSLSLAGLPEAASELGLGTVLAAAQLKLYAALPADLRARAATVAQRFYLDVPGWHRGIESLPQLAEVAEAVWQTRRLRIDYRRWGNQQVTREVEPLGLILKGGNWYLAARCEGSDRTYRVSRIEALTTLEPFTRPADFDLSVYWREWSEQFERRMYSRTAVVRLSPLARALVPFYTGAVGARALDTASEPDEDGWIRMELPVEQGRSAIGELLRFGPDLQVLEPASLRDELAEAIREMGAHYG; this comes from the coding sequence ATGCGGGCGAGCAGATTGCTGTCGGTGTTGCTGCTGTTGCAGAACCGCGGCCGGATGACGGCCGACGAACTCGCCGCCGAGCTGGAGGTCTCGGTGCGCACGGTGTACCGGGACATCGAGGCGCTGTCGGCGGCGGGCGTGCCGGTCTACGCCGATCGCGGGCGCACCGGTGGTTACCAGCTCGTCGACGGGTACCGCACGCGGCTGACCGGGCTGACCGAGGACGAGGCGCGGTCGCTGTCGCTGGCCGGACTGCCCGAGGCCGCCTCCGAACTCGGGCTCGGCACGGTACTCGCTGCGGCCCAGCTGAAGCTCTACGCGGCGCTGCCCGCCGACCTGCGCGCCCGCGCGGCGACCGTCGCCCAGCGCTTCTACCTCGACGTTCCCGGCTGGCACCGGGGGATCGAGAGCCTGCCGCAACTGGCGGAGGTGGCCGAGGCCGTCTGGCAGACCCGCCGGCTGCGGATCGACTACCGGCGCTGGGGGAACCAGCAGGTCACGCGCGAAGTCGAGCCGCTCGGCCTGATCCTGAAGGGTGGCAACTGGTATCTCGCCGCGCGGTGCGAGGGCAGCGACCGGACGTATCGGGTCTCACGCATCGAGGCGCTGACGACGCTGGAACCGTTCACCCGGCCCGCCGATTTCGACCTGTCCGTGTACTGGCGGGAGTGGTCCGAGCAGTTCGAACGGCGGATGTACTCGCGGACCGCGGTGGTGCGCCTGTCCCCGCTCGCGCGGGCCCTCGTACCGTTCTACACGGGAGCCGTCGGCGCGCGAGCGCTGGACACGGCCTCCGAGCCGGACGAGGACGGGTGGATTCGGATGGAACTGCCGGTGGAGCAGGGCCGCTCGGCGATCGGGGAGCTGCTCCGCTTCGGGCCGGACCTGCAGGTGCTGGAGCCCGCGTCACTGCGGGACGAACTGGCGGAGGCGATCAGGGAGATGGGGGCGCACTATGGGTGA
- a CDS encoding DUF3224 domain-containing protein translates to MNTFAMKSWDESVVSGAEDQPRYAHAHAVMTYSGLIEGESSVDYLLYYSGPGYDGAGNRAPGFERIEGAVDGRKGSFVIRHEVGFDSNGINGTFTVVDGSGTGELTGLRGTGTIAGATGESAMAYTFEYSI, encoded by the coding sequence ATGAACACATTCGCGATGAAGAGCTGGGACGAAAGCGTGGTCAGCGGCGCCGAGGACCAGCCGCGGTACGCACACGCACACGCCGTCATGACCTACTCGGGCCTGATCGAGGGCGAGTCGTCGGTCGACTACCTGCTCTACTACTCCGGTCCCGGCTACGACGGCGCCGGGAACCGCGCGCCGGGGTTCGAGCGGATCGAGGGCGCGGTCGACGGCCGCAAGGGCAGCTTCGTCATCCGGCACGAGGTAGGTTTCGACAGCAACGGCATCAACGGCACGTTCACCGTGGTCGACGGCTCAGGCACCGGCGAGCTGACCGGCCTGCGGGGCACCGGCACGATCGCCGGGGCCACGGGCGAGTCCGCGATGGCCTACACATTCGAGTACTCCATCTAG
- a CDS encoding winged helix DNA-binding domain-containing protein, whose product MDRQQVVAYRIAAQGLHRETADPRELAVFDLGVQDNQRGGPAIALAARLSTPAAADEDGFALLWSHRGAPHLHRRRDLKTLVASLVPLSEMDAEARMGWQRAQVARAGVPAAEALTVTARALRKAVGKTMTKGAASTAVTKLVPEGFSVWCRGCGATHIFEQLMRLAAPLAGLELVPDATPATLTPLKPRVPVPAKPDVPAATAVMAAYLRLHGPATHGDAGGFSGTTATVAKEMWPSDLVEVQLDKKKRYLPADSLPLLENPPEPDVVRLLPPSDPLLQARDRDLLVPEKAHQKEIWKILGNPGAVLADGEIAGVWRPKTSGKRLTITVSTFWPLAPDIRDRVGQEAEVVAAARGLTLHTVAWS is encoded by the coding sequence ATGGACAGGCAGCAGGTTGTGGCCTACCGGATCGCCGCGCAGGGGTTGCACCGTGAGACGGCCGATCCGCGGGAACTGGCCGTGTTCGATCTCGGGGTGCAGGACAACCAGCGCGGCGGCCCGGCCATCGCGCTGGCCGCACGGCTGTCCACTCCGGCCGCTGCCGACGAGGACGGCTTCGCGCTGCTCTGGTCGCACCGCGGCGCCCCGCACCTGCACCGCCGCCGCGATCTGAAGACGCTCGTGGCCAGCCTGGTTCCACTGTCCGAAATGGACGCGGAGGCACGGATGGGCTGGCAGCGCGCCCAGGTCGCCCGTGCCGGCGTCCCGGCCGCCGAAGCGCTGACGGTCACGGCGCGGGCGCTGCGCAAGGCGGTCGGCAAAACGATGACCAAGGGTGCCGCGAGCACCGCGGTCACCAAGCTGGTGCCCGAAGGCTTCTCCGTCTGGTGCCGCGGCTGCGGGGCCACGCACATCTTCGAGCAGCTGATGCGCCTGGCCGCGCCGCTCGCCGGGCTCGAGCTGGTGCCCGACGCGACCCCGGCCACGCTGACCCCGCTGAAGCCACGGGTACCGGTGCCCGCCAAACCGGACGTGCCCGCCGCGACCGCCGTCATGGCGGCCTACCTGCGCCTGCACGGTCCGGCCACGCACGGCGACGCGGGCGGCTTCTCCGGCACCACGGCCACCGTCGCCAAGGAAATGTGGCCGTCCGACCTCGTGGAAGTCCAGCTGGACAAGAAAAAACGCTACCTTCCCGCCGATTCCCTGCCCTTGCTGGAAAATCCGCCGGAACCGGACGTCGTGCGCCTGCTACCGCCGTCGGATCCCCTGCTCCAGGCCAGGGATCGCGACCTGCTCGTGCCGGAGAAGGCGCACCAGAAGGAGATCTGGAAGATCCTCGGCAATCCGGGCGCGGTGCTCGCCGACGGGGAGATCGCCGGCGTCTGGCGCCCGAAGACCTCCGGCAAGCGGCTCACCATCACGGTGTCGACGTTCTGGCCGCTGGCACCGGACATCCGTGACCGGGTCGGTCAGGAAGCCGAAGTGGTCGCCGCGGCCCGCGGGCTCACACTGCACACCGTGGCCTGGTCGTGA
- a CDS encoding amidase codes for MHFDDALSIVTAIRTREVSCREVLDAHLRRIEETNPAVNAIVTLTAERALTEAAKADDRLAAGEQVGPLHGIPMAHKDLVATAGIRTTYGSPIFADHVPVQDDLIIQRLRAAGAITVGKTNTPELGLGSHTFNPVFGATRNPYDLGKSAGGSSGGAAAALAAGMIPLADGSDTGGSLRNPASFCNVVGLRPSPGRVPSWPDKAPWSPLSTKGPMARTVADTALLLSVLAGEDTRSPTSLAGTGAEFTEPLDRELRGLRVAWTPDFGGLVPVEPAVIDALLPATKVFEDLGATVEQACPDLSGADEVFRTRRAWQLELAYGSLLDQHRERMKPDAVWNIEQGRALTGPDLGRAETRQAAIHQGVHEFFETYDVLLAPVSQVVPFDVDLVYPRSVAGVEMTDYLGWMAACSMITVTGCPALSVPAAFTPDGLPVGLQLIGPHRQDRKLLEIGYAFEQAGPITTRPRCAV; via the coding sequence GTGCACTTCGATGACGCACTCAGCATCGTGACGGCGATCCGGACCAGGGAGGTGTCCTGCCGCGAAGTACTCGACGCGCACCTGCGCCGGATCGAGGAGACCAATCCCGCGGTGAACGCCATCGTCACGCTGACCGCCGAGCGCGCGCTGACCGAGGCGGCGAAGGCGGACGACCGGCTGGCCGCGGGTGAACAGGTCGGCCCGTTGCACGGAATTCCCATGGCGCACAAGGATTTGGTGGCCACGGCCGGGATCCGCACCACCTACGGATCGCCCATCTTCGCTGACCACGTGCCGGTACAGGACGACCTGATCATCCAGCGACTGCGCGCCGCGGGCGCGATCACCGTCGGCAAGACCAACACCCCCGAACTCGGCCTCGGCTCGCACACCTTCAACCCGGTCTTCGGCGCCACCCGGAATCCCTATGACCTCGGCAAGAGCGCGGGCGGAAGCAGTGGCGGGGCCGCCGCCGCGCTCGCGGCGGGCATGATCCCGCTGGCCGACGGCAGTGACACCGGTGGTTCACTGCGAAATCCCGCGTCCTTCTGCAACGTCGTCGGCCTGCGTCCGTCCCCCGGCCGCGTGCCGTCCTGGCCGGACAAGGCCCCGTGGTCGCCGCTGTCCACGAAGGGGCCGATGGCGCGCACGGTCGCCGACACGGCGTTGTTGCTGTCGGTTTTGGCCGGTGAAGACACGCGCAGCCCGACCTCGCTGGCCGGGACCGGCGCGGAGTTCACCGAGCCGCTGGACCGCGAGTTGCGCGGACTCCGCGTCGCCTGGACCCCGGACTTCGGCGGACTGGTCCCGGTGGAGCCCGCGGTCATCGACGCCCTGCTGCCCGCGACGAAGGTCTTCGAGGATCTGGGGGCGACCGTCGAGCAGGCGTGTCCCGACCTTTCCGGTGCCGACGAGGTCTTCCGGACTCGGCGTGCCTGGCAGCTGGAACTCGCCTACGGCTCACTGCTCGACCAGCACCGCGAGCGGATGAAGCCCGACGCCGTCTGGAACATCGAGCAGGGACGGGCGCTCACCGGTCCCGACCTCGGCCGCGCGGAAACCCGGCAGGCCGCGATCCACCAGGGGGTCCACGAGTTCTTCGAGACCTACGACGTGCTGCTGGCCCCGGTCAGCCAGGTTGTTCCGTTCGACGTGGACCTGGTTTACCCGCGGTCGGTCGCCGGTGTCGAGATGACCGACTACCTGGGCTGGATGGCTGCCTGCTCGATGATCACGGTCACCGGCTGCCCGGCGCTGTCGGTACCGGCCGCGTTCACCCCGGACGGCCTTCCGGTCGGCCTGCAGCTCATCGGCCCGCACCGGCAGGACCGGAAGCTGCTCGAAATCGGGTACGCCTTCGAGCAGGCCGGGCCGATCACGACCAGGCCACGGTGTGCAGTGTGA
- a CDS encoding Nramp family divalent metal transporter, translating to MSDDLRVPQTASGTPLAPRSWRARLAYLGPGLVLAAAGIGAADMVTALSGASAYGMGLLWAALIGVVVKFAITEAVGRLHLATGLTPMSGLRTASRWLPWVFLVFLLVIGLVYGAALGSVAALAVSALFPALPVTAMSIVLTLVAGAMVVVGRYRLFERVMTGFTIVMFAGAVATAAVVIGHMDDPGRLVSTLRPALPEGSIMTVLALIGGIGGSAGIAAYGYWVKEKGWRDSSWLPIMRADSGLSFAVVFLFVCAMTVLGTGMLYGTGESIAGSSGLAALADPMGDLLGSVTRILFLITFFFVVFSSIVGGFNALSYLMADCVRVIRAIPEEDADRHMATTSRPFRAFVGYCVLTSVVVVFTGRPVTLVMLYAIFGALILPVLSGALLWLLNRRSVEPVYRNGILSNIGLAGAFVLFGILGVAQILESF from the coding sequence ATGAGCGACGATCTCCGCGTACCGCAGACGGCTTCCGGAACCCCGCTTGCCCCGCGCAGCTGGCGCGCGAGACTCGCCTACCTCGGTCCCGGCCTGGTGCTCGCCGCGGCCGGGATCGGCGCGGCGGACATGGTCACCGCGCTGTCCGGCGCGTCGGCCTACGGCATGGGCCTGCTCTGGGCCGCGCTCATCGGGGTGGTGGTGAAGTTCGCGATCACCGAAGCGGTGGGCCGCCTGCACCTGGCCACCGGGCTGACCCCGATGAGCGGGCTCCGCACGGCGAGCCGGTGGTTGCCCTGGGTGTTCCTGGTTTTCCTGCTGGTGATCGGCCTGGTTTACGGTGCCGCGCTGGGGTCGGTCGCCGCGCTGGCGGTTTCGGCCCTGTTCCCCGCGCTGCCGGTGACGGCCATGTCGATCGTGCTCACGCTGGTCGCCGGGGCGATGGTGGTCGTCGGCCGGTATCGCCTGTTCGAACGGGTGATGACCGGCTTCACGATCGTGATGTTCGCGGGCGCGGTCGCCACCGCCGCCGTGGTCATCGGGCACATGGACGACCCGGGGCGGCTCGTGTCCACCCTGCGACCGGCCCTGCCGGAAGGGTCGATCATGACCGTGCTCGCGCTGATCGGCGGTATCGGCGGCTCCGCGGGCATCGCCGCCTACGGGTACTGGGTCAAGGAGAAGGGCTGGCGGGATTCGAGCTGGCTGCCGATCATGCGGGCCGACTCGGGGCTCAGCTTCGCCGTCGTTTTCCTGTTCGTCTGCGCGATGACCGTGCTCGGCACCGGGATGCTGTACGGCACCGGGGAGAGCATCGCAGGCAGCAGCGGGCTGGCCGCGCTCGCCGATCCGATGGGCGACCTGCTCGGTTCGGTGACCCGGATCCTGTTCCTGATCACCTTCTTCTTTGTGGTGTTCAGCTCGATCGTGGGTGGTTTCAACGCGTTGTCCTACCTGATGGCCGACTGCGTCCGGGTCATCCGCGCGATCCCCGAAGAGGACGCCGACCGGCACATGGCCACCACCTCGCGGCCGTTCCGCGCCTTTGTCGGGTACTGCGTGCTCACCTCGGTCGTGGTGGTGTTCACCGGGCGGCCGGTCACGCTGGTGATGCTCTACGCCATTTTCGGTGCGCTGATCCTGCCGGTGCTCTCCGGCGCGCTGCTCTGGCTGCTCAACCGCCGGTCGGTGGAACCGGTCTACCGCAACGGGATCCTCTCGAACATCGGTCTCGCCGGTGCCTTCGTGCTGTTCGGGATCCTCGGCGTGGCCCAGATTCTCGAATCCTTCTAA
- a CDS encoding Lrp/AsnC family transcriptional regulator, protein MSPEAPPTPAVPFGELDRRIVGALHVDGRASWHRIAKVLGEQERTVTRRGTELLRSGLVRITGFVLRAEGVIVGLKCAPGQARLAGGVLARREDTLFTHVLTGSTDCVAEISCSRERLASLVMDELPATPGMVTSFTQPVLRYVRTAHEWHPGLITDEERAKLEESAAIPRERRVGGLQDLSRGDQLLLRALADDGRRTYEELGRLTGLSDVTARRHLDRLRREGRVLIRTVVSPRLVGLPVEAMLWVTARPADVGAVADGLRESPFVRYASRLAGDHQFLVNVTLPSTAALDEFISDAVWARRVQSVETSFVLSTLKRSGLLSTAD, encoded by the coding sequence ATGAGTCCAGAAGCGCCACCCACTCCGGCGGTTCCGTTCGGCGAACTCGACCGCCGGATCGTCGGCGCGTTGCATGTGGACGGTCGGGCGTCGTGGCACCGCATCGCGAAGGTGCTCGGCGAGCAGGAACGCACCGTCACCCGTCGTGGCACCGAGTTGCTCAGGTCCGGCCTCGTCCGGATCACCGGTTTCGTGCTGCGCGCGGAAGGCGTGATCGTCGGCCTGAAGTGCGCGCCTGGCCAGGCCCGGCTCGCCGGCGGGGTGCTGGCGCGCCGCGAGGACACCCTGTTCACGCACGTGCTCACCGGCTCGACCGACTGCGTTGCCGAGATCTCCTGCTCACGGGAACGGCTGGCGTCGCTGGTCATGGACGAGCTGCCCGCCACGCCCGGCATGGTCACCAGCTTCACCCAGCCGGTGCTGCGGTACGTCCGGACCGCGCACGAATGGCATCCGGGCCTGATCACCGACGAAGAGCGCGCGAAACTCGAGGAGTCGGCCGCGATACCGCGCGAGCGCCGGGTCGGCGGATTGCAGGACCTGTCCAGGGGCGACCAGTTGCTGTTGCGCGCACTGGCCGATGACGGCCGCCGCACCTACGAAGAACTGGGCAGGCTGACCGGTTTGTCCGACGTCACCGCGCGACGTCACCTGGATCGCCTGCGCCGGGAGGGCCGCGTGCTGATCCGGACGGTGGTCAGCCCGCGGCTGGTCGGGTTGCCGGTGGAGGCAATGCTGTGGGTGACGGCGAGGCCAGCCGACGTCGGCGCGGTGGCCGACGGACTTCGTGAGTCACCGTTCGTGCGCTACGCCAGCAGGCTCGCCGGTGACCACCAGTTCCTGGTCAACGTGACACTGCCGTCGACGGCGGCCCTCGACGAGTTCATCAGCGACGCGGTGTGGGCGCGCCGGGTACAGAGCGTGGAGACCTCTTTTGTGCTCTCGACGCTCAAACGCAGCGGCCTGCTTTCCACAGCGGACTGA
- a CDS encoding sirohydrochlorin chelatase — MLVAHGTRAPAGVRVISELAELVRERVDVEVRVAYADVLQPDVTSVLGDVPGPAVVVPAFLASGYHVRTDIPAQIEASGHRSVSVTPAFGAAPELIDVLEHRLLDAGYRQGDAVVLAAAGSSDPRALSEVRVAARALRARLGVPVRVGFAATARPSVAEVVDSLRWHRVAVASWLLAPGLFHRRLVDSGAAVVAEPLGAHPAIADLVVRRYQSSLVSV, encoded by the coding sequence GTGCTGGTGGCACACGGAACCCGGGCGCCTGCCGGGGTTCGCGTGATCTCGGAACTGGCGGAACTGGTGCGGGAGCGGGTCGACGTCGAGGTGCGTGTCGCCTACGCGGACGTGCTCCAGCCGGACGTGACGAGCGTGCTCGGTGACGTGCCGGGGCCCGCCGTGGTGGTGCCCGCGTTCCTGGCGTCGGGATACCACGTGCGGACGGACATCCCGGCGCAGATCGAGGCGAGCGGGCACCGGTCGGTCAGCGTCACGCCCGCGTTCGGTGCGGCCCCGGAGCTGATCGACGTGCTCGAACACCGCCTGCTCGACGCCGGATACCGCCAGGGTGACGCCGTGGTGCTGGCCGCCGCCGGATCGAGCGATCCCCGTGCGCTCAGCGAGGTCCGGGTGGCCGCGCGGGCGTTGCGTGCCAGGCTGGGCGTGCCGGTGCGGGTCGGTTTTGCCGCCACCGCAAGGCCTTCGGTGGCCGAGGTGGTGGATTCGCTGCGCTGGCACCGGGTCGCGGTGGCTTCCTGGCTGCTCGCGCCGGGCCTGTTCCACCGGCGGCTGGTCGACTCGGGCGCGGCCGTGGTGGCGGAACCGCTCGGCGCGCACCCGGCCATCGCCGATCTGGTCGTGCGGCGCTACCAGTCCAGCCTCGTGAGCGTTTAG
- a CDS encoding uroporphyrinogen-III synthase, whose product MTALPPLAGFAIGITAARRADELGALFVRKGATVRYGPAIRIVPLSDDTELLGATRRLLDEAPDVVVATTGIGFRGWIEAAEGWGLGDAVLARLGEAAVLARGPKAKGAVRAAGLSEVYSPESESNAELLQHLLDSGVDGRRVAVQLHGEPLPFFVESLRSAGAEVIEIPVYRWVGPADPGPLDRLLDSVLEGGIDAMPFTSAPAAASMFAVAKRTGRYAELVDALTHRVVVACVGPITAAPFAALGIPVVQPERSRIGALARTQSQALLDRVPRWRVAGREVELRGQAVVVDGELRSLAPAQLAVLRALAREPGRVVSRRQLMTVLPSGGDEHAVETAVGRLRTSLGEGKLVQTVVKRGYRLAVEKVGIA is encoded by the coding sequence ATGACGGCCCTGCCACCGCTGGCGGGTTTCGCCATCGGGATCACGGCGGCGCGCCGGGCTGACGAGCTCGGGGCGCTGTTCGTGCGAAAGGGGGCGACCGTGCGGTACGGCCCGGCGATCCGGATCGTGCCGCTGTCCGACGACACCGAACTGCTCGGCGCCACCCGGCGGCTGCTGGACGAGGCGCCGGACGTGGTGGTGGCGACCACCGGCATCGGCTTCCGCGGCTGGATCGAGGCGGCCGAGGGCTGGGGCCTCGGTGACGCCGTGCTGGCGCGGCTCGGCGAGGCCGCGGTACTGGCACGCGGACCGAAGGCGAAGGGGGCGGTGCGCGCGGCCGGACTGTCCGAAGTGTACTCACCGGAGTCGGAGAGCAACGCGGAGTTGTTGCAGCACCTGCTCGACTCCGGGGTGGACGGGCGTCGGGTGGCGGTCCAGCTGCACGGCGAACCACTGCCGTTCTTCGTGGAGTCGCTGCGCAGTGCCGGTGCCGAGGTGATCGAGATCCCGGTGTACCGGTGGGTGGGGCCCGCCGACCCCGGCCCGCTGGACCGGCTGCTCGATTCGGTGCTGGAGGGCGGGATCGACGCGATGCCGTTCACCAGCGCGCCCGCCGCGGCGAGCATGTTCGCGGTGGCCAAGCGGACCGGGCGGTACGCGGAACTGGTGGACGCGCTGACCCACCGGGTGGTGGTCGCTTGCGTCGGGCCGATCACCGCCGCGCCGTTCGCCGCGCTCGGCATCCCGGTCGTGCAACCGGAACGCTCCCGCATCGGCGCGCTGGCACGCACGCAGTCGCAGGCGCTGCTGGACCGGGTGCCGCGGTGGCGGGTGGCCGGGCGCGAGGTCGAGCTGCGCGGGCAGGCGGTGGTGGTGGACGGCGAACTGCGGTCGCTCGCCCCCGCTCAGCTGGCCGTGTTGCGCGCGCTCGCGCGCGAGCCGGGGCGGGTGGTTTCGCGGCGGCAGCTGATGACCGTGCTGCCCAGCGGCGGTGACGAGCACGCGGTGGAGACGGCGGTCGGCAGGCTCCGGACGTCGCTGGGTGAGGGAAAACTGGTGCAGACCGTGGTCAAGCGGGGCTACCGGCTGGCCGTGGAGAAGGTGGGGATCGCTTGA
- the nirD gene encoding nitrite reductase small subunit NirD, which translates to MTAMQERTWLAMCPLDSVPLGAGVAALLPDGAQVAIFRTGDDAVYALSNVDPFSGAAVLSRGILGDRGGVPVVASPMHKQCFELATGQCVDDPEVRVAVYPVRVAAGTVEVGGP; encoded by the coding sequence ATGACCGCGATGCAGGAACGAACCTGGCTGGCGATGTGCCCGCTCGACTCGGTGCCGCTCGGCGCCGGAGTCGCCGCACTGCTGCCGGATGGTGCGCAGGTGGCGATCTTCCGCACCGGCGACGACGCCGTGTACGCGTTGTCCAATGTGGACCCGTTCAGCGGGGCCGCGGTGCTCTCGCGCGGCATCCTCGGCGACCGCGGTGGGGTGCCGGTGGTGGCCTCGCCGATGCACAAGCAGTGCTTCGAGCTGGCGACCGGTCAGTGCGTCGACGATCCCGAGGTCCGGGTGGCGGTCTACCCGGTGCGGGTGGCGGCGGGCACGGTGGAGGTGGGCGGGCCATGA
- the nirB gene encoding nitrite reductase large subunit NirB, with protein sequence MRTLVVAGHGMVAHRLVEAVRAGESDWRVVVLAEESRPAYDRVALTSYVDGWDAELLALPGSDYAGDSRVELRLGDPVVSVDRENRVVRTEAGFEQSYDALVLATGSKPFVPPVPGHDLPGCFVYRTIEDLDDIRAAAGASGRGRRSAMVVGGGLLGLEAAKALRDMGLSPHVVEMGPRLMPLQVDDGGAGLLRDLVTALDVTVHTGTSASVIEADGDRLLAKLANGTELDLDLVVFSAGIRPRDDLARSSGLEVGERGGVLVDNRCRTSDPAIFAIGECAAVENRVYGIVAPGYAMAEIVAAQLLGGDAEFGEQDMSTKLKLLGVDVASFGDAHAATEGAREVVFADSIDGYYKKLVVSEDGKTLLGGVLVGDASQYTMLRSFVGRPLPASPGSMLAPSGGGEGVGVDALPPDAQVCSCNGVTKATITDAILEHECNDVPKIKACTRAGTACGSCVPMLSKLLDSCGVEQSKALCEHFSFSRAELFEIVSATRITTFGELISRHGTGTGCAICKPAVASILATLGNGHILGGEQATLQDTNDRFLANIQRNGSYSVVPRIPGGEITPAKLKVIAEVGEEFGLYTKITGGQRIDLFGATVDQLPLIWRRLVDAGFESGHAYGKALRTVKSCVGSTWCRYGVQDSVGMAVELELRYRGLRSPHKLKAAVSGCARECAEARGKDFGVIATENGWNLYVGGNGGTTPRHARLLVSDVDSETLLRTIDRFLMFYVRTADRLQRTAPWIEEMEGGLDHLYDVIVNDSLGICEELDAAMEKHVDSYADEWRGVLEDPEKLARFTSFVNAPGTPDPTISFRVEREQNVPVSLGMPEVAAR encoded by the coding sequence ATGCGGACACTGGTTGTCGCCGGGCACGGAATGGTCGCCCACCGGCTGGTCGAGGCCGTGCGGGCGGGCGAGAGCGACTGGCGCGTGGTCGTGCTGGCCGAGGAGTCACGCCCGGCGTACGACCGGGTCGCGCTGACCTCCTATGTGGACGGCTGGGACGCGGAACTGCTGGCGCTGCCCGGTTCCGACTACGCCGGTGACTCCCGGGTGGAGTTGCGGCTCGGCGACCCGGTGGTGTCGGTCGACCGCGAGAACCGCGTGGTCCGCACCGAGGCCGGGTTCGAGCAGTCCTACGACGCGCTCGTGCTGGCCACCGGGTCGAAGCCGTTCGTGCCGCCGGTGCCTGGTCACGACCTGCCCGGTTGCTTCGTCTACCGGACGATCGAGGACCTCGACGACATCCGGGCCGCGGCCGGTGCGTCCGGTCGCGGCCGCCGGTCGGCGATGGTGGTCGGCGGTGGCCTGCTCGGCCTGGAGGCCGCGAAGGCGTTGCGGGACATGGGACTCTCACCCCACGTGGTGGAGATGGGCCCGCGCCTGATGCCGCTGCAGGTCGACGACGGCGGTGCCGGACTGCTGCGCGACCTGGTCACCGCGCTGGACGTGACCGTCCACACCGGAACGTCGGCGAGCGTCATCGAGGCCGACGGCGACCGGCTGCTGGCCAAGCTGGCCAACGGCACCGAGCTGGACCTGGACCTGGTGGTGTTCTCGGCGGGCATCCGCCCGCGGGACGACCTGGCCCGGTCGAGCGGGCTCGAAGTCGGTGAACGCGGTGGTGTGCTGGTGGACAACCGCTGTCGCACCAGCGATCCGGCGATCTTCGCGATCGGTGAGTGCGCGGCGGTGGAGAACCGCGTGTACGGCATCGTGGCGCCGGGGTACGCGATGGCGGAGATCGTCGCGGCGCAGCTGCTCGGCGGGGACGCCGAATTCGGTGAGCAGGACATGTCGACCAAGCTGAAGCTGCTCGGGGTCGACGTGGCGAGCTTCGGTGACGCGCACGCGGCCACCGAGGGCGCGCGTGAGGTCGTGTTCGCCGATTCGATCGACGGTTACTACAAGAAGCTGGTGGTCTCCGAGGACGGCAAGACGCTGCTCGGCGGTGTTCTGGTCGGGGACGCTTCGCAGTACACGATGCTGCGGTCGTTCGTCGGCCGCCCGCTGCCCGCGTCACCGGGTTCGATGCTCGCGCCGTCGGGTGGCGGCGAAGGCGTCGGTGTGGACGCGTTGCCGCCGGACGCCCAGGTCTGCTCGTGCAACGGCGTCACCAAGGCGACGATCACCGACGCGATCCTGGAACACGAGTGCAACGACGTGCCGAAGATCAAGGCCTGCACCCGGGCGGGCACGGCGTGTGGTTCGTGCGTGCCGATGCTGTCGAAGCTGCTGGACTCGTGCGGGGTCGAGCAGTCGAAGGCGCTTTGTGAGCACTTCTCCTTCTCCCGCGCGGAACTGTTCGAGATCGTGAGCGCGACCCGGATCACCACGTTCGGCGAGCTGATCTCGCGGCACGGCACCGGCACCGGTTGCGCGATCTGCAAGCCCGCGGTGGCCTCCATCCTGGCGACGCTGGGCAACGGGCACATCCTCGGCGGCGAGCAGGCGACGCTGCAGGACACCAACGACCGGTTCCTGGCGAACATCCAGCGCAACGGCTCGTACTCGGTGGTGCCGCGCATCCCCGGTGGTGAGATCACCCCGGCGAAGCTGAAGGTGATCGCCGAGGTCGGCGAGGAGTTCGGGCTGTACACCAAGATCACCGGCGGCCAGCGGATCGACCTGTTCGGCGCGACGGTGGACCAGCTGCCGCTGATCTGGCGCCGGCTGGTGGACGCCGGTTTCGAGTCGGGGCACGCGTACGGCAAGGCGCTGCGCACGGTGAAGTCGTGCGTCGGCTCCACCTGGTGCCGGTACGGGGTCCAGGACAGCGTCGGCATGGCGGTGGAGCTTGAGCTGCGGTACCGCGGCCTGCGGTCGCCGCACAAGCTGAAGGCGGCCGTCTCCGGGTGTGCGCGTGAATGCGCCGAGGCACGCGGCAAGGACTTCGGCGTGATCGCCACGGAGAACGGCTGGAACCTCTACGTCGGCGGCAACGGCGGTACCACGCCGCGGCACGCGCGACTGCTGGTGTCCGATGTGGACAGCGAGACGCTGCTCCGCACGATCGACCGGTTCCTGATGTTCTACGTGCGGACCGCCGACCGGCTGCAGCGCACCGCGCCGTGGATCGAGGAGATGGAAGGCGGCCTCGACCACCTGTACGACGTGATCGTCAACGACAGCCTCGGCATCTGCGAGGAGCTGGACGCCGCGATGGAGAAGCACGTGGATTCCTACGCCGACGAATGGCGTGGGGTGCTCGAAGACCCGGAGAAGCTCGCGCGGTTCACCTCGTTCGTGAACGCGCCGGGCACGCCGGACCCGACGATCTCGTTCCGCGTCGAACGTGAGCAGAACGTGCCGGTTTCGCTGGGAATGCCGGAGGTGGCAGCACGATGA